From Brassica oleracea var. oleracea cultivar TO1000 chromosome C3, BOL, whole genome shotgun sequence, a single genomic window includes:
- the LOC106333017 gene encoding uncharacterized protein LOC106333017, protein MMIEWGIFSRNLTTKSFLPTKESICFRDAVTAKRFERMCVYKTPFLGSIDTTFPFKALANLLLYFLKFTIFLREISEGLRRSIQDINLGCNDAPFVLPREVVRQAEEEKRFIIIGRPVMPRRQNLRAIVASMPRIWGLEGIVRGRIIEGRRFQFVFPSEEALETVMRRGPWAYAERMLVLQRWTPLMDLEMLNFIPFWIQIRGIPLQFMNQVIVRIAREMGQYIQMEYNEELGGRLEFVRVRLNWNVSHPLKFQRNFQFTPGVNTLLKLQYERLRGFCEACGMITHDTGACVINN, encoded by the coding sequence CTGTAACTGCGAAACGGTTTGAGAGGATGTGTGTGTATAAAACCCCTTTTCTAGGGTCTATTGATACCACATTTCCTTTCAAAGCGTTAGCGAATCTCTTGCTTTACTTTTTGAAATTTACAATATTTCTGAGAGAAATATCGGAAGGTTTACGGAGATCAATTCAAGACATCAATTTAGGGTGTAATGATGCCCCTTTTGTGTTACCAAGGGAGGTGGTTCGTCAAGCCGAAGAAGAGAAACGGTTCATCATCATTGGGCGCCCAGTTATGCCTAGACGCCAGAATCTCCGCGCAATTGTTGCATCTATGCCTCGAATCTGGGGTCTGGAGGGTATTGTTAGGGGTCGAATCATCGAAGGACGAAGGTTTCAATTTGTGTTTCCGTCTGAAGAGGCTTTAGAGACGGTCATGCGAAGAGGACCATGGGCATATGCTGAACGAATGCTCGTGTTGCAAAGGTGGACGCCATTGATGGATCTGGAGATGCTCAACTTCATTCCGTTTTGGATTCAAATCCGAGGCATTCCTCTTCAGTTCATGAACCAGGTGATTGTGCGCATTGCAAGGGAGATGGGTCAGTACATCCAGATGGAGTACAATGAAGAACTTGGTGGAAGATTGGAGTTTGTTCGTGTAAGGCTAAACTGGAATGTATCTCATCCACTGAAGTTTCAGCGAAACTTCCAATTTACTCCGGGAGTGAACACGCTGCTCAAATTACAATACGAGCGGCTTCGTGGTTTTTGTGAAGCTTGTGGAATGATCACTCATGACACTGGAGCTTGTGTCATTAACAATTGA